One genomic region from Conexibacter woesei DSM 14684 encodes:
- a CDS encoding APC family permease has product MTMEASTPLRASGRGAPPPEGPTGGQALKRDFTLRSAFSLAFAYMSPIVCIYGVFAIALALVGPGFWLALPVAAAGQLLVAYALGEVASRYPYQGSLYAWAGRLMGPAYGWFTGWAYVWTVLIALVTVAVGATQFWGAALAIDVSAKSSLILGCVIVLAIATACNMLTRRLLRLMIAVSITVEVIASIGLGVWLLAFHHVNPISAIFENGLGAGGWSASTVLLAIGLAGWSFVGFESSGAIGEEVKDAGRNVPKALRYSLMAIAAIGLFGSLSLLLAVPDVGAVLTGADADPITTALTVHLGETATRLVNGMFALGFSACVLGLQTGISRVIWAFARDRALPASGWLSKLSQREAIPLNALAVTAVLPLPIFLLTGSNVYNVLVGYVIGGWYLTFALALVAAAIVRWRGGWKSGPFSLGRWSLPVLIAAMTWAVFEMVNISWPREVLSGPDWWLQWSVVIVTAVLGVLGALVYATVRGRMHLGEPTADTTATNPKEL; this is encoded by the coding sequence ATGACGATGGAAGCCTCAACGCCGCTGCGAGCGAGCGGCCGCGGCGCGCCGCCACCCGAGGGCCCCACCGGCGGCCAGGCGCTCAAGCGGGACTTCACGCTGCGCTCGGCGTTCTCGCTGGCGTTCGCGTACATGTCGCCGATCGTCTGCATCTACGGCGTGTTCGCGATCGCGCTCGCGCTCGTGGGGCCGGGCTTCTGGCTCGCCCTGCCGGTCGCGGCCGCCGGGCAGCTGCTCGTCGCCTACGCGCTCGGCGAGGTCGCCTCGCGCTACCCCTATCAGGGCAGCCTCTACGCCTGGGCCGGCCGCCTGATGGGCCCCGCCTACGGCTGGTTCACCGGCTGGGCGTACGTCTGGACGGTGCTGATCGCACTCGTCACCGTCGCCGTCGGCGCGACCCAGTTCTGGGGCGCGGCGCTCGCGATCGACGTCAGCGCGAAGTCGTCGCTGATCCTCGGCTGCGTGATCGTGCTGGCGATCGCGACGGCGTGCAACATGCTGACGCGCAGACTGCTGCGGCTGATGATCGCGGTGTCGATCACGGTCGAGGTGATCGCCTCGATCGGCCTCGGCGTCTGGCTGCTGGCCTTCCACCACGTCAACCCGATCAGCGCGATCTTCGAGAACGGCCTCGGCGCGGGCGGCTGGAGCGCCTCGACCGTCCTGCTCGCGATCGGCCTCGCCGGCTGGTCATTCGTCGGCTTCGAGTCCTCCGGCGCGATCGGCGAGGAGGTCAAGGACGCCGGGCGCAACGTCCCGAAGGCGCTGCGCTACTCGCTGATGGCGATCGCCGCGATCGGCCTCTTCGGCTCGCTGTCGCTGCTGCTCGCCGTGCCCGACGTCGGCGCCGTCCTCACCGGCGCGGACGCCGACCCGATCACCACCGCGCTGACGGTCCACCTCGGCGAGACCGCCACGCGCCTCGTCAACGGCATGTTCGCGCTCGGCTTCAGCGCCTGCGTGCTCGGCCTGCAGACGGGCATCTCGCGCGTCATCTGGGCGTTCGCCCGCGACAGAGCGCTGCCCGCCTCCGGCTGGCTGTCGAAGCTCTCCCAGCGCGAGGCGATCCCGCTCAACGCGCTCGCCGTCACCGCCGTGCTGCCGCTGCCGATCTTCCTGCTGACCGGCTCCAACGTCTACAACGTGCTCGTCGGCTACGTGATCGGCGGCTGGTACCTGACCTTCGCGCTGGCGCTCGTCGCCGCCGCGATCGTGCGCTGGCGCGGCGGCTGGAAGTCGGGGCCGTTCTCGCTCGGCCGCTGGTCGCTGCCGGTGCTGATCGCGGCGATGACGTGGGCGGTCTTCGAGATGGTCAACATCTCGTGGCCGCGCGAGGTCCTCTCCGGGCCGGACTGGTGGCTGCAGTGGTCGGTGGTGATCGTGACGGCCGTCCTCGGCGTGCTCGGCGCGCTCGTCTACGCGACCGTCCGCGGCCGCATGCACCTCGGCGAGCCGACCGCCGACACGACGGCGACGAACCCGAAGGAGCTGTGA